In Exiguobacterium sibiricum 7-3, a genomic segment contains:
- the queF gene encoding preQ(1) synthase, with product MRPEDLNDLSLLGQKSVPYIFEYQPEVLEAFPNRHPENDYFVKFNAPEFTSLCPITNQPDFATIYISYIPDEKLVESKSLKLYLFSFRNHGDFHENCINVIGKDLVKLMEPRYLEVWGKFTPRGGISIDPYYNYGKPDTKYEQMAEHRLFNHDLYPETIDNR from the coding sequence ATGCGTCCAGAAGATTTAAACGATTTGTCCTTACTTGGTCAAAAGTCTGTCCCTTATATTTTTGAATATCAACCGGAAGTGCTTGAAGCCTTCCCGAACCGTCACCCAGAAAACGACTACTTCGTAAAGTTTAATGCACCTGAATTTACGAGCCTCTGCCCGATTACGAATCAACCGGATTTTGCGACCATTTATATTTCTTACATTCCGGATGAGAAGCTGGTCGAATCAAAATCACTAAAACTTTATCTGTTCAGCTTCCGTAATCACGGAGATTTCCATGAAAACTGCATCAATGTCATCGGAAAGGATCTCGTCAAACTGATGGAACCCCGTTACCTCGAAGTTTGGGGGAAATTCACGCCACGCGGTGGAATTTCGATTGATCCTTACTACAACTACGGTAAACCGGATACGAAATATGAACAGATGGCCGAACACCGTCTCTTTAATCATGATTTATATCCTGAAACGATCGACAATCGCTAA
- the queE gene encoding 7-carboxy-7-deazaguanine synthase QueE: MSQLKKTPKIPVLEIFGPTFQGEGRSIGQKTMFVRTGGCDYSCAWCDSAFTWDGSEKPDLLTAEEILTQLDALGSYGHVTISGGNPLLHASIGTLVDALKSRGITMSVETQGSYWQNWVLDIEDVTISPKPPSSGMTVDYDRLDVFFKRLPEQQRAVKIVIFDEADLDFAAAISERYALKTLYLSLGNPDPAEEGTIAPRMLSDLKTLWERVATDERFNHARVLPQLHALVFANDRGV, encoded by the coding sequence ATGAGTCAATTGAAGAAAACACCGAAGATTCCTGTTCTTGAAATCTTTGGTCCGACCTTCCAAGGTGAAGGACGTTCGATCGGTCAAAAAACGATGTTCGTCCGGACTGGTGGCTGTGACTATTCCTGTGCCTGGTGTGACTCGGCCTTTACTTGGGACGGATCGGAAAAACCGGATTTACTGACAGCAGAAGAAATCCTGACGCAACTTGATGCCCTCGGTTCATATGGTCATGTCACGATTTCCGGCGGTAACCCGTTGTTACATGCGTCGATTGGAACGCTCGTCGACGCCTTGAAGAGCCGTGGCATCACGATGTCGGTCGAAACACAAGGTTCTTACTGGCAAAACTGGGTGCTCGATATCGAAGACGTCACGATCAGTCCGAAACCACCGTCGAGTGGGATGACGGTTGATTATGACCGGCTTGATGTCTTTTTCAAACGGTTGCCTGAACAGCAACGGGCCGTTAAAATCGTCATTTTTGACGAGGCAGATCTTGACTTTGCTGCTGCCATTTCAGAACGTTACGCCTTAAAAACCTTATATCTATCACTCGGTAATCCTGATCCTGCGGAAGAAGGTACGATTGCACCGCGGATGTTATCCGACTTAAAAACTTTATGGGAACGCGTTGCAACTGACGAACGATTTAATCATGCACGGGTTCTTCCACAACTACATGCCCTCGTTTTCGCAAACGACCGCGGCGTTTAA